Proteins encoded together in one Vibrio metoecus window:
- a CDS encoding HDOD domain-containing protein codes for MVKDALLKRLNELPRLSKVLQELLDLANQPNVDFHQLSKKITLDQILTARLLRMANSAYFGGNGHIATVNDAIIRVGIDSVRTLVVASVLSSTFPKIETLNLNDYWTNTFETALIASKIAEQVGLDKAETFTTGVLHNIGELMIHTLMPNEAKLIEQKIAQGIDPITAQEEILGISAPRIGAMLAKEWKFPSEMVDAIKHFDEPREAEISPKLAVAIHFARDINRYWDELTQTKDKSVYLADHPDSRLLNISATFQATIDGVRGNGKEIATQMMAA; via the coding sequence ATGGTCAAAGATGCTTTGCTTAAACGTTTGAATGAACTCCCCAGACTCTCTAAAGTTCTACAAGAGTTATTAGATTTGGCCAATCAACCGAATGTAGATTTTCATCAGCTCAGTAAAAAAATCACGTTAGATCAGATCCTCACCGCGCGTTTACTACGTATGGCTAATTCGGCTTATTTTGGAGGTAATGGTCATATTGCGACAGTGAATGATGCCATTATTCGCGTGGGTATTGATTCGGTTCGTACCTTGGTTGTGGCTTCAGTCCTCTCAAGTACCTTTCCGAAAATTGAAACGCTCAACCTCAACGACTACTGGACAAATACTTTTGAAACGGCGCTAATCGCCAGCAAAATTGCAGAACAAGTAGGCTTAGACAAAGCAGAAACTTTCACTACAGGCGTACTGCACAATATTGGCGAGCTGATGATTCACACATTAATGCCAAATGAAGCGAAGTTAATCGAACAGAAAATTGCCCAAGGCATCGACCCGATAACCGCTCAAGAAGAGATCTTAGGGATTTCCGCTCCGCGGATTGGAGCGATGTTGGCAAAAGAGTGGAAATTTCCATCAGAAATGGTCGATGCAATAAAGCATTTTGATGAGCCACGTGAGGCAGAAATATCACCTAAATTAGCCGTAGCAATTCACTTTGCTCGTGATATCAATCGATACTGGGATGAACTTACACAGACTAAAGATAAGTCAGTTTATCTCGCCGATCATCCAGACTCTCGCTTGCTCAACATCTCTGCAACTTTCCAAGCCACCATCGATGGGGTTCGTGGTAATGGCAAAGAGATAGCAACACAAATGATGGCAGCCTAA
- a CDS encoding DUF368 domain-containing protein — MNYLSTYFKGLAMGAADVVPGVSGGTIAFITGIYDTLLESIRRINPSLVGVLKAQGLAGAFRHINGWFLITLFGGIFTSIATLAKLISWLLVAHPVPIWSFFFGLIVVSVWHMLRQVEQKTFSRLLWLIAGALFAYGITVLKPLHLEPTYLNVMLSGAIAICAMILPGISGSFILLLIGMYAPVLGAVKTLQIDILLLFLSGCVMGLLSFSHVLSWLLRRHRDITLTFLTGLMLGTLPKIWPWKETLSWRVNSSGEQVPLLQRNLSPFEFEALTSQPSQWVLAIVVMLAAVALVLGLEKFAEK; from the coding sequence ATGAACTACTTGAGCACCTACTTCAAAGGGCTAGCAATGGGCGCCGCCGATGTTGTTCCCGGCGTTTCTGGCGGAACCATCGCCTTCATTACCGGCATTTATGACACTCTGCTTGAAAGCATTCGCCGTATCAACCCTAGCCTAGTGGGTGTGCTAAAAGCACAAGGCTTAGCCGGTGCCTTTCGTCATATCAATGGCTGGTTTTTGATCACGTTATTTGGGGGCATCTTCACCAGTATTGCTACCTTGGCCAAACTCATTTCTTGGCTGCTCGTGGCCCATCCCGTGCCAATCTGGTCATTTTTCTTTGGTCTGATTGTGGTTTCTGTGTGGCATATGCTGCGCCAGGTTGAGCAAAAAACCTTTTCACGCCTACTGTGGCTGATTGCCGGAGCCCTATTTGCTTACGGGATTACCGTGCTAAAGCCGTTACACTTAGAGCCCACTTACCTCAATGTCATGCTCTCCGGAGCGATTGCCATTTGTGCCATGATTCTACCCGGTATTTCTGGCAGCTTTATTTTGCTGCTGATCGGTATGTATGCTCCAGTACTTGGTGCGGTAAAAACACTGCAGATCGATATTCTGCTGCTGTTTTTAAGTGGATGCGTGATGGGCCTGCTCAGTTTCTCACATGTGCTCTCTTGGCTATTACGGCGCCATCGAGACATTACCTTAACTTTCCTGACTGGCCTCATGCTCGGCACATTACCGAAAATCTGGCCTTGGAAAGAAACTCTCTCTTGGCGTGTGAATTCCAGTGGAGAACAAGTTCCTTTGCTGCAACGCAATCTCTCTCCTTTTGAGTTTGAAGCGCTCACATCACAACCGTCGCAATGGGTGTTGGCGATTGTGGTCATGCTTGCCGCGGTTGCACTGGTATTGGGGCTAGAAAAATTCGCAGAGAAGTAA
- a CDS encoding S41 family peptidase, whose product MPLPRFTLRSALLLALFMNAPMVGIASANQQLEPSYSHPTWLRDIALSPNGQQIAFTYAGQIWLVPAQGGEATALTESGVYSEMPVWSPDSQSLAFSANRYGEGDVFILAVQGGESRRLTYHGAKDTPYAFSADGTQLYFASRRLGDDQADANVKQGSFTAQLYSIPVTGGRERMVLPIAVSDLAVSPTQRDILYTNQPSDEQPWRKGAISDATRDIWRWSPQTGQHVQLTSFRGEDRNPVWGADGSSMYYLSERGGSFNVWQQRFDGSEPVAITAHEKLPVRFLSASLQGDLVYGFDGEIWRLQAGAKQPQKVAVSIRRSAMPDGRHSVNFNHETTEMVVSPSSPEVAIIARGDVYVVSLLSGLTKRITDTPEAERNITFSSDGYRLIYASERGGSWDIYQSYVNDGGKSFSTSLDIVEEPVLTATEDLTQPLYSPDRKRIAYRENSNTLKVYDIGQDKTYTLLDAQTLYSYIDSDLDYQWSPDSQYIVTRDRAAFNSDVQLLKFDGSEAPINLSNSGFSESAPQFSVDGQWVYWLTDAKGLRDIDDLPVQFDVYGVALNRQAKFNFGKTAEQQWLDDEQAADHELNDRESVPITATMVESQGLKLRTMRMTPTSLDIIFKHLTRDNHHLIIAHRVGDSVQISQIDLGSGEMMTLFSRFSEDAMLLAMAADDESLLIIGEHGIENLNVVTRETEFVRYEANAYFDFRAEVAYLFEHAWRLTQSKFYDPQMHGVDWAGYGEQYRKHLPSIRTYSDFAELLSEMVGELNVSHTGASFAASNPSWEEPASLGLYYDDRYRGKGIRVKSVLPGSPADTYQSPIKAGAIIYSVNGKEISDQQDIHRFLNFTQGKLTRLSVLTPGEEKAQNFTLVPIGLEEESELLYQQWVEQRRALVEKLSGGRLGYVHLAAMDAASFERMQNDMFGRERDKLGLVVDVRFNAGGWLHDQIMEILSGTRHSSLQTRDGYVVSSFPERRWAKPSIMLANADSYSDGSIVPYFYQREGLGKLVGERVPGTGTAVIWEQQQEPGLIYGVPQLGLKDDQGRWFENQEIVPDILVYNDPESIIAGEDRQLSAAVEALLIEIGLQ is encoded by the coding sequence ATGCCCTTGCCCCGTTTCACTTTGCGTTCTGCGTTGCTGTTGGCTCTGTTTATGAATGCCCCAATGGTGGGCATTGCAAGCGCAAATCAGCAGCTAGAACCGTCTTATTCCCATCCCACGTGGTTAAGAGATATTGCGCTTTCACCGAATGGGCAGCAGATTGCGTTTACTTATGCTGGGCAAATCTGGTTGGTGCCGGCACAAGGAGGAGAGGCTACTGCCTTAACTGAAAGTGGCGTATACAGTGAGATGCCGGTGTGGTCTCCTGACAGCCAATCTTTGGCCTTTTCTGCGAACCGTTATGGTGAAGGCGATGTATTTATTCTTGCAGTGCAAGGCGGTGAAAGCCGTCGTTTGACTTATCATGGGGCTAAAGATACTCCCTACGCTTTTTCTGCCGACGGAACACAACTCTATTTTGCATCACGCCGATTGGGAGATGACCAAGCCGATGCGAATGTGAAACAAGGGAGTTTCACCGCTCAGCTTTATTCCATCCCCGTGACGGGCGGGCGTGAACGAATGGTTCTGCCGATTGCAGTGAGCGATCTCGCAGTCTCACCGACACAAAGAGATATTCTCTATACCAATCAACCCTCAGATGAACAGCCGTGGCGCAAAGGTGCAATATCAGATGCAACACGGGACATCTGGCGATGGTCGCCCCAAACCGGGCAACATGTTCAACTGACTTCCTTCCGAGGTGAAGACCGTAACCCAGTTTGGGGCGCCGATGGTTCATCGATGTACTATCTTTCGGAGCGGGGCGGCAGCTTTAACGTATGGCAACAGCGATTTGATGGTTCCGAGCCCGTCGCCATCACCGCACATGAGAAGCTCCCTGTAAGGTTTTTGAGTGCCAGTTTACAAGGCGACTTGGTATACGGTTTTGATGGTGAGATCTGGCGACTCCAAGCTGGAGCGAAACAACCTCAAAAAGTTGCCGTATCGATACGCCGTAGCGCAATGCCGGATGGTCGTCATTCGGTGAATTTTAACCATGAAACGACCGAAATGGTGGTATCACCCAGCTCTCCTGAGGTGGCGATTATCGCACGGGGAGATGTTTATGTGGTCTCCTTACTCTCAGGGTTAACCAAGCGGATCACTGATACCCCAGAGGCAGAGCGCAACATTACATTTTCGAGCGATGGTTATCGATTGATTTATGCCTCAGAGCGCGGTGGGAGTTGGGATATTTACCAAAGCTACGTGAATGATGGCGGAAAAAGCTTCTCCACATCGCTCGATATTGTGGAGGAACCCGTGTTGACTGCGACAGAAGACCTGACACAGCCTCTTTACTCTCCTGATAGAAAGCGAATTGCCTACCGTGAAAATAGCAATACGCTCAAAGTGTATGATATTGGGCAAGATAAAACGTATACCCTGTTAGATGCACAAACGTTGTATTCCTATATCGATTCAGATCTTGATTACCAGTGGTCTCCTGACAGCCAATATATCGTGACGCGAGATCGTGCGGCTTTTAATAGCGATGTGCAGCTATTGAAATTTGATGGTAGTGAAGCCCCTATCAACCTGAGTAATAGCGGATTTTCTGAGTCGGCTCCGCAATTTAGTGTGGATGGGCAATGGGTCTATTGGTTAACGGATGCCAAAGGATTACGTGATATTGATGACCTGCCTGTACAGTTTGATGTGTACGGTGTGGCGCTCAATCGCCAAGCCAAATTTAATTTTGGTAAGACCGCTGAGCAGCAATGGCTTGATGACGAACAGGCTGCCGATCATGAGCTCAATGATCGTGAATCGGTCCCCATCACTGCGACTATGGTTGAAAGCCAAGGGCTGAAATTACGCACCATGCGCATGACGCCGACATCACTGGATATCATTTTTAAACACTTAACCCGAGATAACCACCATTTGATCATTGCTCACCGTGTCGGCGATTCTGTACAAATTTCGCAGATTGATTTGGGCAGTGGTGAAATGATGACGCTGTTCAGTCGTTTTAGTGAAGATGCCATGTTGTTGGCGATGGCGGCGGATGACGAAAGCCTACTCATTATTGGTGAACACGGGATCGAAAATCTCAATGTGGTGACCCGAGAGACAGAGTTTGTACGTTATGAAGCGAATGCTTATTTTGATTTTCGTGCGGAAGTGGCTTACCTGTTCGAACATGCTTGGCGGTTAACACAAAGCAAATTTTATGACCCCCAAATGCATGGTGTGGATTGGGCTGGCTATGGTGAACAGTATCGTAAACATCTCCCAAGTATTCGAACTTACTCCGATTTTGCTGAGTTATTGAGTGAGATGGTTGGTGAGTTGAACGTTTCACATACAGGGGCTTCCTTTGCTGCCAGCAACCCAAGCTGGGAAGAGCCTGCTTCGCTTGGGCTTTATTATGATGATCGCTACAGAGGCAAAGGGATCCGAGTGAAAAGCGTATTACCGGGTAGCCCTGCCGATACCTATCAATCCCCCATCAAAGCGGGAGCGATTATTTACTCGGTTAACGGTAAAGAGATTTCTGATCAGCAAGACATACACCGTTTTCTCAATTTTACCCAAGGTAAGTTGACTCGGCTAAGTGTGCTGACGCCTGGAGAGGAGAAAGCCCAAAACTTCACCTTAGTTCCGATTGGGTTAGAAGAAGAAAGCGAATTACTCTACCAACAGTGGGTTGAACAGCGACGCGCTTTAGTGGAAAAACTTTCCGGTGGACGCTTAGGTTATGTGCATCTGGCCGCTATGGACGCTGCCAGTTTTGAACGAATGCAGAACGATATGTTTGGCCGAGAAAGAGATAAATTAGGTTTGGTGGTTGATGTACGCTTTAACGCAGGGGGTTGGCTACATGATCAAATTATGGAAATTCTTTCCGGCACTCGGCATTCATCACTACAGACGCGAGATGGGTATGTCGTTTCTTCATTCCCTGAGCGTCGTTGGGCAAAACCGAGCATTATGTTGGCGAATGCGGATAGCTACTCCGATGGCTCTATTGTGCCTTATTTTTATCAACGAGAGGGGCTCGGTAAGCTCGTTGGTGAACGTGTTCCCGGTACGGGAACTGCTGTGATTTGGGAGCAGCAACAAGAGCCGGGTTTAATTTATGGAGTGCCACAGTTGGGCCTGAAAGATGATCAAGGGCGTTGGTTTGAAAACCAAGAAATCGTGCCAGATATTTTGGTGTACAACGACCCAGAATCGATCATCGCCGGAGAAGATCGCCAGCTCTCCGCTGCAGTTGAAGCGTTACTCATCGAAATAGGTTTGCAGTAA
- a CDS encoding copper chaperone PCu(A)C encodes MKLKTMLLASLLLSTSALAQSDIMVHQAYARATPPAAVNSAFFGEVMNHSDVERYIVSASSEVAAKVELHDVIKEGDVMKMRQVPEFVIPAKGTLVLKPGSFHIMLLELKKPLQEGENIEVEITFKNGEKQMITAPVKKVMSGMAEHSSH; translated from the coding sequence ATGAAACTGAAAACCATGCTTCTTGCTAGCCTACTGCTTAGCACATCAGCCTTAGCTCAATCAGACATCATGGTTCACCAAGCTTATGCGCGTGCGACTCCTCCTGCCGCAGTCAATAGCGCCTTTTTTGGTGAAGTAATGAACCACAGTGATGTGGAGCGCTACATTGTTTCCGCCAGCAGCGAAGTGGCTGCCAAAGTGGAGCTGCATGACGTCATTAAAGAAGGTGATGTGATGAAAATGCGCCAAGTGCCTGAATTTGTTATCCCTGCCAAAGGTACCTTAGTGTTAAAACCAGGCAGTTTCCACATCATGCTGCTTGAATTGAAAAAGCCACTGCAAGAGGGCGAGAACATCGAAGTGGAAATCACGTTTAAAAACGGGGAGAAGCAAATGATTACGGCACCGGTGAAAAAAGTGATGTCCGGTATGGCTGAGCACAGCTCTCACTAG
- a CDS encoding SCO family protein translates to MSKNWSLILVVAFTLGFGVKAYLDSQHKLAAESTAPLALLGENQQAVQLFDPADPRIRIVYFGFTRCPDVCPTSLAMLSAALNQVDDNAKSQLRPMFISLDPERDDAKLAAQYAHYFHPMIEGASGSIETTQQLAQKYGVIFRKTELPNSELKYTLDHSSYFYFLQPDGTLINKVPHTQDPAPIVDAIQKVIHSKG, encoded by the coding sequence ATGAGTAAGAATTGGTCACTGATTTTAGTGGTGGCTTTCACCCTCGGGTTTGGTGTGAAAGCGTATCTTGATAGCCAACATAAACTGGCGGCAGAAAGCACTGCTCCGCTAGCATTATTGGGTGAAAACCAACAAGCGGTACAGCTCTTTGATCCAGCAGATCCCAGAATCCGCATCGTCTATTTTGGTTTTACGCGTTGCCCAGACGTTTGTCCAACTTCTTTAGCCATGCTATCGGCGGCCTTAAACCAAGTCGATGACAACGCTAAATCACAATTACGTCCGATGTTTATTTCGCTTGATCCTGAACGCGATGATGCCAAGCTCGCGGCTCAATACGCCCACTATTTTCATCCCATGATCGAAGGTGCATCAGGCTCAATCGAGACCACGCAACAGCTTGCCCAAAAATACGGTGTCATTTTTCGTAAAACGGAATTACCCAATTCAGAGCTGAAATACACCTTAGATCACAGCTCTTATTTCTATTTCTTGCAGCCAGATGGCACCTTGATCAATAAAGTGCCGCATACCCAAGACCCCGCACCGATCGTGGATGCGATACAAAAAGTCATACATTCAAAAGGATAA
- the sstT gene encoding serine/threonine transporter SstT yields the protein MQNNSFFARFARGNLVLQILAGILLGAALAIFSPENAQKVGLLGNLFVGALKAVAPVLVFILVASSIANQKKNQHTYMRPIVVLYLFGTFSAALTAVILSFLFPTTLALVSGAEGATPPQGIAEVLNTLLFKLVDNPVNALMSANYIGILAWGVGLGLALHHASATTKAVFEDLSHGISQIVRFIIRLAPFGIFGLVAATFATTGFGALAGYAQLLAVLLGAMVFIALVVNPLIVYYKIRRNPFPLVLQCLRESGVTAFFTRSSAANIPVNMALCEKLKLDEDTYSVSIPLGATINMAGAAITITVLTLAAVHTMGIEVDLMTALLLSVVAAVSACGASGVAGGSLLLIPLACGLFGISNDVAMQVVAVGFIIGVIQDSAETALNSSTDVLFTAAVCQAAQEQKATSSANRYDSEVTMK from the coding sequence ATGCAAAACAACTCGTTTTTCGCCCGTTTTGCGCGTGGAAATCTGGTATTACAAATCTTAGCTGGCATCCTGTTAGGTGCTGCCCTAGCTATTTTTTCACCAGAAAACGCCCAAAAAGTGGGATTACTAGGTAATTTATTTGTAGGTGCATTGAAAGCCGTTGCACCAGTGTTGGTGTTTATTCTGGTTGCGTCCTCTATCGCTAACCAAAAGAAAAATCAACACACTTACATGCGTCCGATCGTTGTGCTGTACCTATTCGGCACCTTTTCAGCAGCACTGACCGCCGTTATTCTTAGCTTCCTGTTTCCAACCACACTCGCGCTTGTCAGCGGTGCGGAAGGAGCAACACCACCGCAAGGTATTGCAGAAGTTCTTAACACGCTGCTGTTCAAATTGGTCGATAACCCAGTGAATGCTCTGATGAGCGCTAACTACATCGGCATTTTGGCTTGGGGGGTGGGTTTAGGTTTAGCGCTTCATCATGCCTCTGCAACCACCAAAGCGGTATTTGAAGACCTCAGCCATGGCATCTCACAAATTGTGCGCTTTATTATTCGTCTCGCACCATTTGGTATTTTTGGCCTAGTAGCCGCAACGTTCGCGACCACAGGTTTTGGTGCTCTGGCCGGTTATGCTCAATTACTCGCCGTACTGCTCGGGGCAATGGTCTTTATCGCATTGGTCGTGAACCCGCTGATCGTTTACTACAAAATCCGTCGTAACCCTTTCCCACTGGTTTTACAGTGCTTACGTGAAAGTGGCGTGACCGCATTTTTCACTCGTTCTAGCGCCGCGAATATCCCAGTGAACATGGCGTTGTGTGAAAAACTCAAGCTCGATGAAGATACGTACTCAGTTTCCATCCCTCTGGGGGCCACCATCAACATGGCTGGCGCGGCCATCACCATCACGGTACTGACTCTCGCTGCGGTTCATACTATGGGCATTGAGGTCGATCTGATGACAGCACTGCTTCTGAGCGTAGTTGCCGCTGTATCCGCGTGTGGTGCATCTGGCGTTGCTGGCGGCTCACTGCTGTTGATCCCGCTGGCGTGTGGTCTGTTTGGTATTTCCAACGATGTCGCGATGCAAGTCGTCGCAGTTGGTTTCATCATCGGCGTGATTCAAGACTCAGCAGAAACGGCGTTGAACAGCTCAACCGACGTTCTTTTCACGGCAGCGGTTTGCCAAGCAGCCCAAGAGCAAAAGGCGACAAGTTCAGCAAACCGTTATGATTCAGAAGTCACCATGAAATAA
- a CDS encoding PilZ domain-containing protein, which yields MNSRPAEKIDDNNGQLQTQRSKTVSTINSTDALAMVEHGSELTLSITTPVGTKFVCRTPFIGTHTDKFLLVEMPKISADDLQFFFQEGFWMNIRAISPRGEGALIHFRSQLMHILQEPVPLAFLSIPNTMQVSQLRKEPRFELNLAGKVVFDEHRGDCELRDLSRSGCRFITPPLGKTYQVGDLVALEIFSDLRGTQSFPPLTGKICNLQRSLHHARYGLEFNEEGKTNAKNLLAQLKFNGTKLTLNTDKKA from the coding sequence ATGAATTCACGGCCCGCTGAAAAAATTGATGATAATAATGGGCAACTGCAGACTCAACGAAGCAAGACCGTTTCGACGATAAACAGCACGGATGCGCTGGCGATGGTCGAACACGGCAGTGAACTGACTTTAAGTATTACCACCCCAGTGGGAACAAAATTTGTCTGCCGGACCCCGTTTATTGGGACTCATACCGACAAATTTTTGCTCGTTGAAATGCCCAAAATTTCTGCTGACGATTTGCAATTCTTCTTTCAAGAAGGGTTCTGGATGAACATTCGCGCCATCTCACCAAGAGGAGAAGGCGCACTGATTCATTTCCGTAGTCAATTGATGCACATCTTGCAAGAGCCCGTTCCACTCGCCTTTTTATCGATCCCGAATACGATGCAAGTCTCGCAATTGCGTAAAGAGCCAAGGTTTGAGCTGAATTTGGCAGGTAAGGTCGTGTTTGATGAACACCGTGGTGATTGTGAGCTGCGTGACTTATCCCGTAGTGGCTGTCGTTTCATTACGCCACCTTTAGGCAAAACTTACCAAGTCGGCGACCTTGTGGCTCTTGAGATATTTTCTGACTTACGGGGGACCCAAAGTTTCCCACCTTTGACTGGTAAAATTTGTAACTTACAGCGTTCGCTACATCATGCGCGCTATGGGTTGGAATTTAATGAAGAAGGCAAAACTAACGCTAAAAACTTGCTCGCTCAATTGAAGTTTAATGGCACCAAATTAACACTCAATACAGACAAGAAAGCGTAA
- the gltS gene encoding sodium/glutamate symporter, which yields MNQIISIGALESFLIAISVLFLGHFINAKLPILTKFNIPEPIVGGLVVACVITGLHFQGIDMEFSLPLQNVFMLMFFSTVGLAANYTQLVKGGAKVFLFLAVASVFIIIQNGVGVSLAAGLGLDPLLGLIAGSITLSGGHGTGAAWANTFAENYGLTNTLEIAMASATFGLIIGGIIGSPVAQKLIDKHGIESEYGRGTQTHSRFPELVTYNEYEEDKVTAKKVIEILFILLICVTGAKYLEAWVKTFEIRWLMIPDFVYALFIGVFITNLLEVTKLRKVDAETVDILGTVSLSLFLAMALMSLKLWNIFDLALPFLVILAIQSVVLGIFCYFVTFKVMGANYDAAVISAGHCGFGLGATPTAVMNMGSVVKRFGPSPQAFMVVPIVGAFFIDIVNLIILQGYISFLG from the coding sequence ATGAATCAGATCATTTCAATTGGAGCATTAGAGTCTTTCCTGATTGCTATCAGCGTCCTATTCTTAGGGCATTTTATTAATGCCAAATTGCCCATTCTAACGAAGTTCAATATTCCCGAACCGATTGTCGGTGGATTAGTGGTTGCTTGTGTGATCACGGGATTACACTTTCAGGGCATCGATATGGAATTTTCACTGCCACTGCAAAACGTTTTCATGCTGATGTTCTTCAGCACTGTGGGGCTCGCCGCGAACTACACCCAGCTTGTGAAAGGTGGGGCGAAAGTATTTCTATTTTTGGCGGTCGCTTCAGTGTTCATCATCATCCAAAATGGGGTGGGGGTTTCGCTGGCTGCTGGGCTGGGCTTGGATCCGTTATTGGGGTTAATCGCAGGCTCGATTACGTTATCTGGTGGGCATGGCACGGGTGCCGCATGGGCCAATACGTTTGCGGAAAACTATGGCTTAACGAACACTTTAGAAATCGCGATGGCATCAGCCACGTTCGGTTTAATTATTGGCGGTATCATTGGTAGCCCTGTTGCGCAGAAGCTGATCGATAAACACGGTATTGAATCTGAATACGGGCGCGGTACGCAAACGCACTCGCGTTTTCCTGAGTTAGTGACGTATAACGAATATGAAGAAGATAAAGTCACCGCGAAAAAGGTGATTGAAATTCTGTTTATCTTGCTCATATGCGTTACAGGGGCGAAGTACCTTGAGGCTTGGGTTAAGACATTTGAGATCCGCTGGTTGATGATCCCAGATTTTGTGTATGCCTTATTCATTGGGGTCTTTATCACTAATCTGCTGGAGGTGACTAAGTTACGCAAGGTGGATGCTGAAACGGTCGATATTTTGGGGACGGTTTCTTTATCGCTATTTTTGGCCATGGCTCTGATGAGCCTGAAATTGTGGAATATTTTTGATTTAGCACTGCCGTTTCTGGTGATCTTGGCTATTCAATCCGTGGTATTAGGGATTTTTTGCTACTTCGTTACGTTCAAAGTGATGGGAGCAAACTACGATGCCGCTGTGATCTCTGCGGGGCATTGCGGTTTTGGTTTAGGCGCAACCCCTACTGCCGTGATGAACATGGGCTCAGTGGTGAAACGCTTTGGCCCTTCACCACAAGCGTTTATGGTGGTACCGATTGTGGGGGCTTTTTTCATCGATATCGTGAATTTGATCATTCTCCAAGGGTACATTTCCTTTTTGGGATAA
- a CDS encoding phosphatase PAP2 family protein: protein MKARIMSCKGALMLLLMFVFLLVPLTILSLQLDFTQPVNDTVGKIMTYLTHSAGKEGFLFSLLFLLVWVGWRCKIPREQWLNKAIQLVLLLGLAMVMKVGMKAVTQEPRPYTELMTQSLLLPNAGHFYKLSEPRQEALMIAMESKVSPWRVQHWQGETDYSFPSGHTVFAMVCLLYFGSLLAEKRHYLSLGFLITWAASVAYSRLWLGMHHPVDLLGAALLVGVLYLMVPQTYPLQHTRWQPWLQRMHLV, encoded by the coding sequence ATGAAAGCGCGGATTATGAGTTGCAAAGGTGCCTTAATGTTACTGTTGATGTTTGTCTTTCTGTTGGTTCCTTTGACCATCTTGTCGTTGCAACTGGATTTTACTCAACCGGTGAATGATACGGTGGGCAAGATCATGACTTATCTAACACATTCGGCAGGTAAAGAAGGTTTCTTATTCTCGCTACTGTTTTTGTTAGTGTGGGTCGGATGGCGCTGCAAAATTCCACGTGAGCAATGGTTAAATAAAGCCATTCAGTTAGTGTTATTGCTGGGTTTAGCGATGGTAATGAAAGTTGGGATGAAAGCGGTAACCCAAGAACCAAGGCCATACACCGAGTTGATGACACAATCTCTACTTCTCCCGAATGCGGGACATTTTTATAAACTTTCAGAGCCCCGACAAGAAGCCCTGATGATTGCGATGGAATCTAAAGTCAGCCCGTGGCGAGTACAGCATTGGCAGGGTGAAACCGATTACTCTTTCCCTTCTGGCCATACCGTGTTTGCGATGGTCTGCTTACTTTACTTTGGTAGCCTATTAGCAGAGAAGAGACATTACTTAAGCTTAGGTTTCCTGATCACATGGGCTGCCAGTGTTGCCTATAGCCGCCTTTGGCTTGGAATGCATCATCCAGTTGATCTGTTGGGCGCGGCTTTACTGGTAGGGGTGTTGTATTTGATGGTACCCCAGACGTACCCGTTACAACACACCCGTTGGCAGCCGTGGTTGCAGCGTATGCATTTGGTATAA
- a CDS encoding GNAT family N-acetyltransferase, which yields MTHVVQHDAANNCYRVTLEGDYQAVVKYQQQDNVLHITSTRVPDELQGKGYGKVMMESVLPEIERAGFTVVPVCSYVVHYLERHPEWQHLRHRAV from the coding sequence ATGACCCACGTTGTGCAACATGATGCTGCAAATAACTGCTATCGAGTGACACTGGAAGGCGACTATCAAGCCGTAGTGAAATATCAGCAACAAGATAACGTGCTGCATATTACTTCGACTAGAGTGCCTGACGAGTTACAAGGCAAAGGGTACGGAAAAGTGATGATGGAAAGTGTATTACCTGAAATTGAACGTGCAGGGTTCACGGTGGTACCGGTATGCAGTTATGTTGTGCACTACCTTGAACGCCATCCTGAGTGGCAACACTTACGTCATCGCGCGGTGTAA